Proteins encoded together in one Deinococcus hopiensis KR-140 window:
- a CDS encoding ParB N-terminal domain-containing protein, producing MTHNVPCRDLRPTHGQTMSKRQLDRLLKDIEQHGVREPVKYVVDSQGHKCIVDGHHRWIVARKLGLPEIPAQEVQLPIGGYKDEKDLEYYGE from the coding sequence ATGACGCATAACGTTCCCTGCCGAGATCTTCGCCCTACCCATGGCCAGACCATGAGTAAAAGGCAGTTGGATCGCCTGCTTAAAGACATTGAGCAACATGGGGTTCGTGAGCCGGTCAAGTACGTAGTTGACTCCCAGGGGCATAAGTGCATAGTCGATGGACATCACCGGTGGATAGTCGCGCGGAAGTTGGGTCTGCCTGAGATACCAGCGCAAGAGGTCCAACTTCCTATTGGCGGTTACAAAGATGAGAAAGACCTTGAGTACTATGGTGAATAA
- a CDS encoding IS630 family transposase (programmed frameshift), translating to MTDRWLPSRLTRAQLEERRLHFLKLLETGQYSSKELAELLGVSMSTLRTWRHLLRHQGPGALQATITTGRVPALSGEQRETLKRLLNEGAQVHGFPDASWTTPRVREVIGRHFDIWHHRDHVRRILHQLGFSRQKPDQRALEQNPEAVATWIQTVLPENQKKVTAGATLVFLDEVGFSLKGTVKHTWALRGRTPVVFGKASWDKVSTIGALTTAGQFLQHTQHGAFKSPDVIRFLQHVLTHVPGEVVVVLDNAGIHKSKAVTAFATGEARLSLQYLPPYAPELNPIELVWAYVKRNVLGNFCAQTLKELKARLKVGWARVRYVRLPARLLHSYLPS from the exons ATGACGGACCGTTGGCTGCCCTCGCGCCTGACGCGAGCTCAACTTGAAGAACGTCGACTGCACTTCCTCAAGCTGCTCGAAACTGGGCAATACAGCAGCAAGGAACTCGCGGAGCTTCTGGGTGTCTCCATGAGTACTCTGCGCACCTGGAGGCACCTCCTGCGGCACCAGGGTCCAGGTGCACTGCAGGCCACCATCACCACGGGGAGAGTGCCAGCACTCTCCGGAGAGCAGCGAGAGACCCTGAAGCGACTGCTCAACGAAGGCGCACAGGTGCATGGCTTCCCCGACGCGAGCTGGACGACCCCGCGCGTCCGGGAGGTCATCGGTCGTCACTTCGACATCTGGCATCATCGCGACCACGTTCGGAGAATCCTGCACCAGTTGGGCTTCTCCCGCCAGAAGCCCGATCAACGCGCGCTGGAACAGAATCCGGAAGCGGTGGCCACCTGGATTCAGACCGTCCTGCCCGAGA ATCAAAAAAAAGTAACGGCGGGAGCGACCCTGGTCTTCCTGGATGAGGTGGGGTTCAGCCTGAAAGGCACGGTGAAGCATACCTGGGCGCTGCGGGGCCGCACGCCCGTCGTATTCGGCAAAGCCAGCTGGGACAAGGTGTCGACTATCGGTGCACTCACCACTGCCGGCCAGTTCCTGCAACACACGCAACACGGCGCGTTCAAGAGTCCGGACGTGATTCGCTTCCTGCAGCACGTGTTGACGCATGTCCCAGGAGAGGTCGTGGTCGTCCTCGACAACGCCGGCATCCACAAATCGAAGGCCGTCACGGCCTTCGCAACAGGTGAAGCACGGCTGTCTCTGCAATATCTCCCGCCGTACGCTCCGGAACTCAATCCCATTGAACTGGTGTGGGCCTATGTCAAGCGCAACGTCCTGGGGAACTTCTGTGCACAGACACTGAAGGAATTGAAGGCGCGCCTCAAGGTCGGATGGGCGCGCGTCCGGTATGTCCGACTCCCCGCTCGCCTCCTCCACAGCTACCTTCCGTCCTAA
- a CDS encoding AAA domain-containing protein produces MHTSLQHEQIRNVFQYLKEFTGLKYKPQRTDRGDALIWLHTLPDDKRIVNAGRQQPEELDEDWLVIHKPRFAPAPKRPDLLTGWVDGPLDQPDHPPVIRSERLMEKPDLEDNDEEEAVQGTVLLREQPEVLRAWAAYEGLWSAWAEGERRSHEVQRHYSQLFDFHQKLSAESERYELRLGLGHLTWRAAASGEVRRHLLTARASLEFDPLQGVLSVRAAGDGAGTTLEQDMLDAEDRVGPAVQQAIQAALKEGGDDLWSGQTLPALLETWVNAVGDRGRYENDLRPVVGSPDHPTVHWAPALLLRRRGERSLLAAYDSILTQLDTAPALPDSMRRFLGDRSPQGQPAGPPSADKTLYFPKAANEAQRDIIRRLQREQGVLVQGPPGTGKSHTIVNLVSHLLATDQKVLVTSHTARALKVLRDQFPAELQGLCITHLLGEEGAQAALQGSVGELLYRFTNRHPEQEDAQEQLLFSRLERARQQEDQLLNTLQQIREAETGHLTLFGYQGTAQQIGARLRAEEGEFEWLNDLTDAQRDVPLTNAEAVKLLSLLRDVSPEEIFSLNLARPDPEDLARPEDFLRFVQAEERAARHAASQGEARASSAYPALERATSEARRLVTQRVEALLAAAETERGRPASWVPGAVEALLKEQGGRWQEIARQSGDALPTLLERVEQLEQPVSGLDGRDRLAVEGDAKVLLEHLTGGGNWGNLLFKPAAVKTRQYLRTDVKVNGRAADAPDALRALLEHFSLSARLDQIRALWASQGVTVSGPLRLQVTELEEHRQTLARVLKLRALLEEAQRAVRAISGLPQPQWWEPQALRDLIAAANAAEAAEDVRISRDALDALLPRLHALKAGGRPHDVTVELIRAIEGRDADAYGRAYLQVQHLVNRMKLASLQSELMSRLHRAAPALAHELKITFAESFWDARLASFEAAWNWVRADLRLTELANPDTEVEVREQLATARQEQNQMLGELAAIKAWRNTLNRMTANEQAALVLWQQAVRRIGKGTGKQAGKWRQVAQDALSKARSAIPAWIMPIHLVAENFAISPGMFDVVIVDEASQAGPEALFLTFIAKKIVIVGDDKQIEPDGVGISIAQVNALEQQYLKGVAGAAVIADPKASLFGFGGYAYPGRLSLREHFRCMPEIIKFSSDLSYADTPLIALRQFGSDRLPPLMPCKVEGGYTLPKGDKVNPVEARAIVDQIKECLADPKYAGKSFGVISLLGSTQAVEISRLLRAEIGEAEIVDRKLTCGDAYTFQGTERDVIFLSMVASPSEGGREMKVGRDSPTFQSRYNVAVSRARDQLWLYHSVDVKGLHPEDLRASLIQHMHNPEVPSLQPLKNAEVDTLRELARRPGRANSPRPAPFDSWFEVDVYLDLVNRGYRVVPQYKLAGYSIDLVVEGLRGRLAVECDGDYWHGPDQYRKDLARQQTLERVGMEFWRVRGSTYARDPEAALQDLWQTLSRRGVFPDGDPRNFQVSQDASATPPGKSPSNSQSTAQQGVSSAIPAVQDAGQQDTTQVLPPVSSSTTSVSDTSAQPATNVFLQPYVRWTQRPLPDPRTLSNLDPVAEGLQAIVEVEGPMTARQAYQLYCQAAGVRFGQTTKSLLNKATTRALKAGHLLAADEWGTPGVLDKVIRVPDSPAVRLREAGPRKLSDVPPSELAALMAQLVRLEPGLGKKEPEELYRGVLATFGAQRLTENAREVLDRAHVLYQQPG; encoded by the coding sequence ATGCATACCTCCCTCCAGCACGAGCAGATCCGGAACGTCTTTCAGTACCTCAAGGAGTTCACGGGTCTGAAGTACAAGCCCCAACGCACCGACCGTGGAGACGCCCTGATCTGGCTGCATACGCTGCCCGACGACAAGCGGATCGTGAACGCGGGCCGTCAACAGCCGGAGGAATTGGATGAAGACTGGCTGGTTATTCACAAGCCGCGCTTTGCGCCTGCACCGAAACGGCCTGATCTGCTAACGGGATGGGTGGACGGGCCGCTGGACCAGCCTGACCACCCACCCGTCATTCGCTCAGAGAGGCTTATGGAAAAGCCCGATCTGGAGGACAACGACGAGGAGGAAGCGGTGCAGGGGACGGTGCTTCTCAGGGAGCAACCTGAGGTGCTTCGAGCTTGGGCCGCCTATGAAGGCCTATGGTCGGCCTGGGCGGAGGGAGAGCGGCGCTCGCACGAAGTCCAGCGACACTATTCGCAGCTGTTCGACTTCCACCAGAAGCTCAGTGCCGAAAGCGAACGGTATGAGCTGCGCCTGGGGCTGGGGCATCTGACGTGGCGGGCAGCGGCAAGCGGCGAAGTGAGGCGTCACCTGCTGACGGCGCGCGCCTCGCTGGAGTTCGATCCACTCCAGGGCGTGCTGAGCGTCCGCGCGGCGGGGGATGGGGCAGGGACCACGCTTGAACAGGACATGCTGGACGCTGAGGACCGCGTTGGTCCTGCAGTCCAGCAAGCCATCCAGGCGGCGTTGAAGGAAGGCGGTGACGACCTGTGGAGCGGTCAGACCCTGCCGGCGCTGCTGGAGACGTGGGTGAATGCCGTGGGCGACCGGGGCCGGTACGAGAACGACCTGCGGCCCGTAGTTGGCTCGCCGGACCACCCGACGGTGCACTGGGCCCCCGCCCTGCTGCTGCGGCGAAGGGGCGAGAGGTCTCTTCTCGCCGCGTACGACAGCATCCTCACTCAGTTGGACACTGCCCCCGCACTTCCAGACAGCATGCGCCGCTTCCTGGGCGACCGTTCTCCTCAGGGCCAGCCAGCAGGACCGCCGAGTGCGGACAAGACCCTCTACTTTCCCAAAGCGGCCAACGAGGCGCAGCGGGACATCATTCGTCGGCTCCAGCGTGAACAGGGTGTCCTGGTTCAAGGTCCCCCCGGCACCGGCAAGTCGCACACCATCGTCAATCTCGTCAGTCACCTGCTCGCCACGGATCAGAAAGTGTTGGTGACCAGCCATACCGCGCGGGCGCTGAAAGTGCTGCGCGACCAGTTCCCCGCCGAACTTCAGGGGCTGTGCATCACCCACCTGCTCGGAGAGGAAGGCGCGCAGGCCGCCCTGCAGGGCAGCGTGGGCGAGCTTCTGTACCGGTTCACCAATCGTCACCCGGAGCAGGAAGATGCGCAGGAACAGCTGCTGTTCAGCCGTCTCGAACGGGCTCGCCAGCAGGAAGACCAGCTGCTGAACACCCTGCAGCAGATCCGTGAGGCGGAAACCGGCCACCTCACCCTCTTCGGCTACCAGGGGACAGCCCAGCAGATTGGAGCGCGCCTGCGCGCCGAGGAGGGTGAATTCGAATGGCTGAATGACCTGACCGACGCGCAGCGTGACGTGCCGCTCACGAATGCGGAAGCCGTAAAGCTTCTCAGCCTGCTGCGTGACGTAAGTCCCGAAGAAATCTTCTCTTTGAATCTCGCGCGCCCTGATCCAGAAGACCTGGCCCGGCCGGAAGACTTTCTGCGCTTCGTGCAGGCCGAGGAACGGGCCGCGCGACACGCCGCGTCTCAAGGGGAGGCCCGGGCGAGCAGCGCCTATCCAGCGCTGGAACGTGCCACCTCAGAGGCCCGCCGACTTGTAACGCAGCGCGTTGAAGCTTTGTTGGCGGCCGCTGAGACGGAACGCGGCCGCCCTGCGTCCTGGGTGCCTGGGGCGGTGGAAGCCCTGCTCAAGGAGCAGGGGGGACGCTGGCAGGAAATCGCCCGGCAGAGTGGGGACGCGTTGCCCACGCTGCTGGAACGCGTTGAACAGCTTGAGCAGCCTGTAAGCGGATTGGACGGACGGGACCGCCTTGCCGTGGAGGGAGACGCAAAGGTGCTGCTCGAGCACCTGACGGGCGGTGGCAACTGGGGGAACTTGCTGTTCAAGCCGGCTGCGGTGAAGACGCGGCAGTACCTGCGCACAGACGTGAAGGTGAACGGCCGCGCGGCGGATGCGCCCGATGCGCTGCGCGCCTTGCTGGAGCACTTCAGTCTCTCGGCGCGCCTGGACCAGATTCGGGCGCTCTGGGCCAGTCAGGGCGTGACGGTCAGCGGCCCGCTGCGACTGCAGGTCACTGAGCTCGAAGAGCACCGCCAGACCCTTGCCCGGGTGCTGAAGCTACGCGCCCTGCTGGAAGAGGCGCAACGGGCTGTGCGGGCAATCTCTGGCCTGCCGCAACCGCAATGGTGGGAACCGCAGGCGTTGCGAGACCTGATCGCAGCTGCGAATGCGGCAGAAGCGGCTGAGGACGTTCGGATCAGCCGTGACGCCTTAGACGCGCTGCTGCCCCGCTTGCACGCGCTGAAGGCGGGAGGCCGGCCACATGACGTGACGGTCGAGTTGATCCGGGCCATTGAGGGGCGGGACGCGGATGCATATGGGCGCGCTTACCTGCAGGTGCAGCACTTGGTGAACCGGATGAAGTTGGCATCCTTGCAAAGCGAGCTGATGTCGCGTCTCCACCGGGCTGCGCCCGCCCTGGCCCATGAATTGAAGATCACCTTCGCGGAATCTTTCTGGGATGCCCGCCTGGCGTCCTTTGAAGCTGCGTGGAACTGGGTCCGGGCGGACCTTCGCCTCACCGAGCTGGCCAACCCGGATACCGAAGTGGAGGTGCGCGAGCAGCTGGCAACTGCTCGGCAGGAGCAGAACCAGATGCTCGGGGAGCTCGCGGCGATCAAAGCGTGGCGGAACACGCTGAACCGCATGACGGCGAACGAGCAGGCCGCGCTGGTGTTGTGGCAGCAGGCCGTCCGCAGAATAGGTAAGGGAACCGGGAAGCAGGCTGGCAAGTGGCGGCAGGTGGCGCAAGACGCGCTGAGCAAGGCCCGGAGCGCCATTCCCGCGTGGATCATGCCGATTCACCTCGTCGCTGAAAATTTCGCGATCAGCCCCGGCATGTTCGACGTTGTGATCGTAGATGAAGCGTCGCAGGCGGGTCCAGAGGCGCTGTTCCTGACGTTCATCGCCAAGAAGATCGTCATTGTCGGTGACGACAAGCAGATTGAACCCGACGGAGTCGGTATCTCCATCGCTCAGGTAAACGCCTTGGAGCAGCAGTACCTGAAGGGGGTTGCAGGGGCTGCGGTCATTGCGGACCCTAAGGCAAGCCTGTTCGGATTCGGGGGTTACGCTTATCCAGGGCGTCTTAGCCTGCGCGAGCACTTCCGCTGCATGCCGGAGATCATCAAGTTCTCTAGCGATCTCAGTTACGCGGACACGCCGCTGATCGCCTTGCGTCAATTTGGCTCGGACCGCCTTCCGCCCCTGATGCCCTGCAAGGTGGAGGGTGGGTACACCCTACCCAAGGGAGACAAAGTCAATCCAGTCGAGGCGCGTGCCATCGTTGATCAAATCAAAGAGTGCCTGGCTGATCCGAAGTACGCGGGGAAGTCCTTCGGGGTGATCAGCCTCCTCGGTAGCACCCAGGCTGTGGAGATCTCGCGCCTGCTGCGCGCTGAGATCGGCGAAGCCGAAATCGTGGACCGCAAGTTGACCTGCGGCGACGCCTACACCTTTCAGGGAACGGAGCGCGACGTCATCTTCCTGAGCATGGTCGCCAGTCCAAGCGAGGGTGGGCGAGAGATGAAAGTCGGGCGGGACAGCCCCACCTTTCAGTCGCGGTACAACGTGGCGGTCAGCCGTGCCCGTGATCAGCTGTGGCTCTACCACAGCGTGGACGTGAAGGGCCTGCACCCAGAGGACCTGCGGGCCTCGCTGATTCAGCATATGCACAACCCGGAAGTGCCGAGTCTGCAGCCTCTCAAGAACGCTGAGGTCGACACGCTGCGTGAATTGGCCAGGCGACCGGGTAGGGCTAACAGTCCTCGTCCTGCTCCATTCGACAGCTGGTTCGAGGTCGACGTGTACTTGGATTTGGTGAACCGCGGTTACCGTGTGGTGCCGCAGTACAAGCTCGCTGGATACAGCATTGATCTGGTCGTGGAAGGTTTGCGCGGCCGACTGGCTGTGGAGTGCGACGGCGACTACTGGCATGGGCCCGATCAATACCGAAAGGACCTGGCGCGGCAGCAGACGCTGGAGCGAGTCGGAATGGAGTTCTGGCGGGTTCGAGGGAGCACGTATGCGCGCGACCCTGAAGCGGCTCTGCAGGACCTGTGGCAAACCCTTTCGCGTCGAGGCGTCTTTCCCGACGGCGACCCACGCAACTTTCAGGTCAGCCAAGACGCTTCTGCAACGCCACCGGGGAAGTCCCCATCCAACAGCCAAAGCACGGCTCAGCAAGGCGTCTCCTCAGCCATCCCAGCGGTTCAGGATGCAGGGCAGCAAGACACCACTCAGGTTCTTCCTCCGGTATCGTCGTCGACCACTTCTGTATCAGATACGTCAGCGCAGCCTGCCACGAATGTATTCCTGCAGCCGTACGTGCGTTGGACACAACGCCCTCTCCCAGATCCGCGCACCCTGAGCAACTTGGATCCAGTCGCCGAAGGCTTGCAGGCCATCGTAGAAGTCGAGGGGCCAATGACGGCGCGGCAGGCGTATCAGCTGTACTGCCAGGCTGCGGGCGTGCGCTTCGGGCAGACCACCAAGAGCTTGCTGAATAAAGCCACGACCCGCGCCCTGAAGGCAGGGCACCTGCTCGCCGCTGACGAATGGGGGACACCTGGTGTCCTGGACAAGGTCATCCGGGTCCCCGACAGCCCCGCCGTGAGGTTGCGGGAAGCAGGCCCCCGCAAGCTCAGCGACGTTCCACCGTCTGAGCTTGCGGCGCTCATGGCGCAATTGGTTCGCTTGGAACCTGGACTTGGCAAGAAAGAGCCCGAAGAACTCTACCGCGGCGTGTTAGCCACCTTCGGTGCGCAGCGCCTTACGGAGAATGCTCGAGAGGTCTTGGATCGAGCTCATGTTCTCTACCAACAGCCTGGATAG
- a CDS encoding SNF2-related protein: MPKILDNIDLKLLDDLRVSMQSAVRADFCVGYFNLRGWKLIDDLTELWSGQGDAKTRLLVGMQEMPKDELRAALTLLDKPGGMDNQAAVRFKRRVAEAFREQLMFGAPSNSDEAGLRRLSRQLKSGKVQVKLFLGFLLHAKLYLLHRQDHAAPRVAYVGSSNLTFAGLKRQGELNVDVLDGDSTKKLAEWFEDRWDDRWALDITLELAQIIDESWAGERGHTPHEIYLKMAYHLSREARAGVGGFRIPRDLGRILFPYQTAAVQIAAHHLNKRGGVMLGDVVGLGKTLMATALVRVMQEAQDVRTLIICPVNLVRMWEDYVHRYGLLAKVLPISRVTSVLPDEKRYQLVLIDESHNLRNREGRRYRAIQEYVAFNESKVILLSATPYNKSYADLGAQLRLFVPEDADLGIRPEMLMREVGEADFRAKHQAPVRSIAAFEKSVYPDDWRDLMRLYLVRRTRSFVQANYAEVDDADGRRYLTFGDGRRAYFPARRPRTVTFTVDESNPEDAYARLYAPNVVETIGQLALPRYGLGNYINDKTRGSATPSEKELLQNLGRAGKRLIGFSRTGLFKRLESGGFTFVQSLERHVLRNYIFLHALEAGKPLPIGPQNAELLDERDDDEETLFTAEGNETTPAETADEVVGEEEMDALAPTEAAYRARAAQVYAQYETKYKRRFRWARADLFTKKLATTLHKDARALMGVLAAAGEWRTDSDPKLGALFDLLAHRHPDEKVLVFTQFADTVQYLVGELRARGLTYVEGAVGASEDPTALAWRFSPRSNGKTYAPEDEIRVLIATDVLSEGQNLQDAHIIVNFDLPWAIIRLIQRAGRVDRIGQEAREIEVYSFLPADGVERLIQLRSRVRKRLQENAEVVGTDERFFEDDEAEKLVDLYNEKSGLLDGETDNEVDLASYAYQIWQNALKADPTLNARIPALPDVVYSTKALAPAEEGPPGVLVYTRTASGYDALSWMNEVGESVTQSQLKVLQAAECVAATPMVSRLPTHHDLVKAGVEHITAQEAGLAGGELGRPNGPRARTYERLKRYWGSLEGSLFASPELQRAIDDIYRYPLRAAAADTLARQLRTGIDDATLAALVLSLRDDDRLSLKNEDEEGPREPQIICSLGLRLA; the protein is encoded by the coding sequence ATGCCCAAGATCCTCGATAATATTGACCTCAAGCTGCTCGACGATCTGAGGGTCTCGATGCAGTCCGCCGTCCGCGCCGATTTCTGCGTCGGGTATTTCAACCTGCGCGGCTGGAAACTGATTGACGACCTCACCGAACTCTGGAGCGGCCAGGGCGATGCCAAGACACGCCTGCTGGTGGGCATGCAGGAAATGCCCAAAGACGAGCTGCGCGCTGCGTTGACCCTGCTCGACAAGCCCGGGGGCATGGACAACCAGGCGGCCGTGCGCTTCAAGCGCCGTGTGGCGGAAGCGTTCCGGGAGCAGCTGATGTTCGGTGCTCCATCGAACAGCGACGAGGCAGGACTGCGTCGCTTGAGCCGGCAGCTGAAGTCGGGCAAGGTCCAGGTCAAGCTGTTCCTGGGCTTCCTGCTGCACGCCAAGCTGTACCTGCTGCACCGCCAGGACCACGCTGCGCCCCGGGTCGCGTATGTGGGCAGCAGCAACCTGACCTTTGCCGGGCTGAAGCGCCAGGGCGAACTGAACGTTGACGTGCTCGACGGCGACTCGACCAAGAAGCTGGCCGAGTGGTTCGAGGACCGCTGGGACGACCGCTGGGCTCTTGACATCACCCTGGAGCTGGCCCAGATCATCGACGAGAGCTGGGCGGGCGAGCGTGGGCACACGCCCCACGAGATCTACCTGAAAATGGCCTACCACCTGTCGCGCGAAGCGCGGGCCGGCGTCGGTGGCTTCCGTATTCCCCGGGACCTGGGCCGGATTCTCTTCCCCTATCAGACCGCAGCCGTTCAGATCGCCGCGCACCACCTGAACAAGCGCGGCGGCGTGATGCTGGGCGACGTCGTTGGCCTTGGAAAGACCCTGATGGCCACTGCCCTGGTGCGGGTGATGCAAGAAGCCCAGGATGTGCGCACCCTGATCATCTGCCCGGTGAACCTGGTCCGCATGTGGGAGGACTACGTTCACCGCTACGGCCTGCTCGCCAAGGTGCTGCCCATCAGCCGCGTCACCTCGGTCCTCCCCGACGAGAAGCGGTACCAGCTGGTGCTGATCGACGAGAGCCATAACCTGCGCAACCGGGAGGGCCGGCGCTACCGTGCCATTCAGGAATACGTCGCCTTCAACGAGAGCAAGGTCATCCTGCTCTCGGCCACGCCCTACAACAAAAGCTACGCCGACCTCGGCGCGCAGCTGCGCCTGTTCGTGCCCGAAGACGCCGACCTGGGCATCCGCCCCGAGATGCTGATGCGCGAGGTGGGCGAAGCGGACTTCCGGGCGAAGCACCAGGCTCCGGTGCGCAGCATCGCCGCCTTCGAGAAGAGCGTCTATCCGGACGACTGGCGCGACCTCATGCGGCTGTACCTGGTGCGCCGCACCCGTTCCTTCGTTCAGGCGAATTACGCGGAGGTTGACGATGCGGACGGCCGCCGCTACCTGACCTTCGGCGACGGGCGACGGGCCTACTTTCCGGCACGGCGGCCCCGCACAGTCACCTTCACCGTCGACGAGAGCAACCCCGAAGACGCCTACGCCCGCCTGTATGCGCCGAACGTGGTCGAGACCATCGGGCAGCTGGCCCTCCCCCGATATGGCCTGGGCAACTACATCAACGACAAGACGCGAGGCAGTGCCACGCCCAGCGAAAAGGAACTGCTTCAGAACCTCGGCCGCGCGGGAAAGCGCCTGATCGGCTTCTCCCGTACCGGCCTCTTCAAGCGCCTGGAAAGCGGCGGCTTCACCTTCGTCCAGTCCCTCGAGCGCCATGTGCTGCGCAACTACATTTTCCTGCACGCCCTGGAGGCCGGGAAGCCCCTGCCGATTGGGCCCCAGAACGCCGAGCTGCTTGATGAGCGCGACGACGACGAGGAGACGTTGTTCACCGCCGAGGGCAACGAGACTACACCTGCCGAGACGGCCGACGAAGTGGTCGGCGAGGAAGAGATGGACGCCTTGGCGCCCACCGAGGCCGCTTACCGCGCGCGCGCCGCGCAGGTCTACGCGCAGTACGAGACGAAGTACAAGCGACGCTTCCGCTGGGCGCGGGCGGACCTCTTCACCAAGAAGCTCGCCACCACCCTGCACAAGGACGCCCGTGCCCTGATGGGCGTGCTGGCGGCCGCTGGCGAATGGCGCACCGACAGCGACCCCAAGTTGGGCGCGCTGTTCGACCTCCTGGCCCACCGCCATCCCGACGAAAAAGTCCTGGTGTTCACCCAGTTCGCCGACACTGTGCAGTACCTCGTGGGAGAGCTGCGTGCCCGCGGCCTGACCTATGTCGAGGGTGCCGTCGGTGCCAGCGAGGACCCCACCGCCCTCGCTTGGCGCTTCTCGCCCCGCAGCAACGGTAAGACCTACGCCCCTGAGGACGAGATCCGCGTCCTGATCGCCACCGACGTTCTCTCCGAAGGGCAGAACCTCCAGGACGCGCACATCATCGTGAACTTCGACCTGCCCTGGGCGATCATCCGGCTGATCCAGCGCGCTGGGCGCGTCGACCGCATCGGCCAGGAGGCCCGGGAGATCGAGGTCTATTCGTTCCTGCCAGCGGACGGCGTGGAGCGTTTGATCCAGCTGCGCTCCCGGGTCCGTAAGCGCCTGCAGGAGAACGCCGAGGTGGTGGGCACGGACGAACGCTTCTTCGAGGACGACGAAGCGGAGAAGCTGGTGGACCTGTACAACGAAAAATCCGGCCTGCTCGACGGAGAGACTGACAACGAGGTCGACCTCGCCAGCTACGCCTATCAAATCTGGCAGAACGCCCTGAAGGCCGACCCCACACTGAACGCACGCATTCCAGCGCTGCCTGACGTGGTCTACAGCACCAAAGCTCTTGCTCCTGCTGAGGAAGGTCCGCCTGGCGTGCTCGTCTACACCCGCACCGCCAGCGGCTACGACGCGCTGTCGTGGATGAACGAAGTCGGCGAGAGCGTGACCCAGAGCCAGCTGAAGGTGCTGCAAGCCGCTGAGTGCGTGGCAGCTACGCCCATGGTCTCCCGGCTCCCCACCCATCACGACCTGGTCAAAGCGGGTGTTGAGCACATCACCGCACAGGAGGCGGGACTGGCCGGCGGCGAACTGGGCCGGCCCAACGGGCCGCGGGCCCGGACCTACGAGCGCCTCAAGCGTTACTGGGGCAGCCTTGAAGGGTCGTTGTTCGCGTCGCCGGAACTACAGCGTGCCATTGACGACATCTACCGTTACCCCCTGCGAGCGGCGGCCGCCGACACCCTCGCCCGGCAGCTGCGCACGGGGATCGACGACGCAACTTTGGCAGCGCTGGTGCTGAGCCTGCGAGATGATGACCGCCTGAGCCTGAAGAACGAGGACGAGGAAGGGCCACGGGAACCGCAAATCATTTGCTCGCTGGGCCTACGCCTGGCCTGA